The following proteins come from a genomic window of Galactobacillus timonensis:
- a CDS encoding BglG family transcription antiterminator — MNQKKETQEAMAIIQQLLDGKAMAAQQIAANVGISEKTVRKRIATANEILGQQNLGHLTARPRKGVVLECVPGQKEQLLALFARQDTPQAVLDQERLKPALRMILRAVFSDPVTVNQVADALYLSAPTAAKLIRECGQWLSSSGMQLQMVRNRGITLAGSESSYRQAVTAYLLMMVQPQDAQSELSYLFPHLDVALIQDCLVKVEKEWNFSFTDSSFVEILTCVCIASYENMQNQYLLKLNYDGEALEQYNEYNFAATVYSTVNERIGLENRREEVQYLTIQILCSRVISAGNTETPEEMVREYGEKLSSFVKKAILVVSQVLNIDLTKDQDLYSGLLNHIRALMFRVKYGQPLESTVNAYVRKEFIMTLRVTWLISTLFEEYFYFSINDDELSYIALYIQSAIDSVSRPVHALLVMGQNRSVMRLAHERIMRWSRDISRLEDVTAHEFRSHAWPDADLILTTVPLDGDDPRVLLIKETIGEDDMEAIHSRINDLRMEREMKKQFHFDPVCHQLFEPDLLMTRVHYDSKEDLLRDMCLRLKKKGYASSRYLQSVMKREAAATTSIGQGVAIPHGNMRYTNESKIVIATLDTPIDWGNEKVDTVFLLNIRMNNEVELKKWQAFYRQFLRLTGSKELVSKINQFTNPVDLYYYLIQ, encoded by the coding sequence ATGAACCAGAAAAAGGAAACACAGGAGGCAATGGCAATCATTCAGCAGCTGCTGGATGGAAAGGCGATGGCGGCGCAGCAGATTGCGGCGAATGTCGGCATTTCCGAGAAGACGGTACGCAAGCGGATTGCCACTGCAAATGAAATACTAGGACAGCAGAATCTCGGCCATTTGACGGCACGACCGCGCAAGGGCGTTGTGCTGGAATGCGTTCCGGGGCAGAAGGAACAACTGCTGGCTCTGTTTGCACGTCAGGATACGCCGCAGGCGGTGCTGGACCAGGAACGCCTGAAGCCGGCGCTGCGCATGATTCTGCGCGCTGTCTTTTCGGATCCGGTAACCGTCAACCAGGTTGCGGATGCTTTGTATCTTTCGGCTCCGACGGCAGCCAAGCTGATCCGTGAATGCGGACAGTGGCTGTCCTCCAGCGGCATGCAGCTGCAGATGGTGCGCAACCGGGGCATTACGCTGGCGGGCAGCGAGTCATCCTACCGCCAGGCGGTCACTGCCTATCTTCTGATGATGGTGCAGCCGCAGGATGCGCAGAGCGAACTATCGTATCTGTTTCCGCATCTTGATGTGGCATTGATTCAGGACTGCCTCGTGAAGGTGGAGAAGGAGTGGAATTTCAGCTTTACGGACTCTTCGTTCGTTGAAATTCTGACCTGCGTATGCATTGCATCCTACGAAAACATGCAGAACCAGTATCTTCTGAAGCTGAACTATGATGGCGAAGCACTGGAGCAGTATAACGAATACAATTTTGCCGCAACCGTCTATTCGACGGTCAATGAACGGATCGGACTGGAGAATCGAAGGGAAGAGGTGCAGTATCTGACGATTCAGATTCTGTGTTCCCGGGTCATTTCGGCGGGCAACACGGAAACGCCGGAAGAGATGGTTCGGGAGTATGGCGAAAAGCTGAGCAGCTTTGTCAAAAAGGCGATTCTCGTTGTATCGCAGGTGCTGAACATTGATCTGACGAAGGATCAGGATCTGTATTCGGGCCTGTTGAATCATATCCGGGCACTGATGTTCCGGGTCAAATACGGACAGCCGCTGGAGTCGACCGTCAATGCCTATGTACGCAAGGAGTTCATTATGACTCTGCGCGTGACGTGGCTGATTTCGACGCTGTTTGAGGAGTACTTCTACTTCTCAATCAACGATGATGAGCTGAGCTACATTGCCCTTTACATCCAGAGTGCGATTGACTCTGTTTCCCGTCCTGTCCATGCGCTGCTGGTCATGGGGCAGAACCGCAGTGTCATGCGTCTTGCGCATGAGCGGATCATGCGCTGGAGCCGTGATATTTCCCGCCTAGAGGATGTGACGGCACATGAGTTCCGCTCGCATGCATGGCCGGATGCCGACCTGATTCTGACGACCGTTCCGCTGGACGGGGACGATCCCAGAGTCCTTCTGATCAAGGAGACGATCGGGGAAGATGATATGGAAGCGATCCATTCCCGCATCAATGATCTGCGGATGGAACGTGAGATGAAGAAGCAGTTTCACTTTGACCCGGTTTGCCATCAGCTGTTTGAACCTGATCTTCTGATGACAAGAGTCCACTACGATTCGAAGGAAGATCTTCTGCGGGATATGTGTCTGAGGCTGAAGAAAAAAGGCTATGCGAGCAGCCGCTATCTGCAGAGTGTGATGAAGAGGGAAGCGGCCGCCACGACGTCGATCGGTCAGGGCGTTGCGATTCCCCATGGCAATATGCGCTACACCAACGAGTCGAAGATCGTGATTGCGACGCTGGATACGCCGATTGACTGGGGCAATGAGAAGGTTGATACGGTGTTTCTTCTGAATATCCGGATGAACAATGAAGTGGAACTGAAAAAATGGCAGGCTTTTTACCGGCAGTTCCTCCGTCTGACCGGTTCCAAGGAGCTTGTCAGTAAAATAAACCAGTTTACGAATCCGGTCGATCTGTATTATTATTTGATTCAGTAA
- a CDS encoding PTS sugar transporter subunit IIA, with protein MDLSEILNPAIVDLQVEGTTKREVLENLSGRLLANGYIGDVKQFVDDIFVREAEGPTGMGSQLSIPHGKSKTVKKIGIAIGRTVNPIRWESSIEDGGWQDTRLIFLFCVSADSSFAENHMKLLSQLAGKLGNDARVKALQKAQTADEIIHLILCGDEELEGSATDESEKIVDLDIKF; from the coding sequence ATGGATCTGAGTGAAATTCTGAATCCTGCGATTGTAGATCTGCAGGTGGAAGGTACGACGAAGCGCGAGGTGCTTGAGAATCTGAGCGGGCGCCTTCTGGCCAATGGCTACATTGGCGATGTGAAACAGTTTGTAGATGATATTTTTGTGCGGGAGGCGGAAGGCCCGACCGGCATGGGCTCGCAGCTTTCGATTCCTCACGGAAAATCGAAGACAGTGAAGAAAATCGGCATTGCCATCGGCCGTACGGTCAATCCGATCCGCTGGGAAAGCTCGATTGAGGATGGCGGCTGGCAGGATACGCGGCTGATCTTTCTGTTCTGTGTCAGTGCGGATTCTTCCTTTGCCGAAAACCACATGAAGCTGCTGAGCCAGCTGGCCGGCAAGCTTGGCAACGATGCGCGCGTCAAGGCGCTGCAGAAGGCGCAGACGGCGGATGAAATCATTCATCTGATCCTGTGCGGGGATGAGGAACTGGAAGGTTCGGCGACTGATGAGTCCGAAAAGATCGTTGACCTGGACATCAAGTTCTGA
- a CDS encoding PTS fructose transporter subunit IIB produces the protein MKIIGVTACTAGIAHTYIVAEKIQKAAEEAGCQCKIETQGTIGVQNELTAEDVKNADVVILAHDIAVHGTERFAGKPVVDIPISVAMKNPKSLIATIQKKLGKK, from the coding sequence ATGAAGATTATTGGAGTTACCGCATGTACAGCGGGTATTGCACACACTTACATCGTTGCCGAGAAAATTCAGAAGGCAGCGGAAGAAGCAGGGTGCCAGTGCAAGATTGAAACCCAGGGCACCATCGGTGTCCAGAATGAACTGACCGCAGAAGATGTAAAGAATGCTGATGTCGTCATTCTTGCTCATGACATTGCTGTTCATGGCACAGAGCGTTTTGCTGGAAAGCCGGTCGTTGACATTCCGATCAGTGTCGCAATGAAGAATCCGAAGAGTCTGATCGCGACGATCCAGAAGAAGCTCGGCAAGAAGTAA
- a CDS encoding PTS fructose transporter subunit IIC encodes MKWQEFKKHLMTGISFMIPMVVAGGILGALAKGLGGYTIGSLGPEAGATAFSNLNAFNWTQYWWAISKLSDFAMSFVCGVLAAGIAYSMADRPGIVPAFIIGYTANQAKAGFLGAMLMAYIVGVIVLWMEKWKLPKALQGLMPVLIIPVLATLISGSLFFWIICKPMALVMTAFQNWIQSLSSGSLFIIGAVIGACMGFDMGGPINKTASMAANALFADDPDGTGIGSSAESAKIVGGMTPPLGIGIATIIAKNKFTQEQRDAGITCIPMGLCFITEGVLPFAAEDPLRVIPSSMIGSAIAGGMVMAMGCHTPAAHGGIFIVPVTTNPGAFLLALAVGTIVTAILYAVLKKPLDESENVEEKVDDNLDINIQ; translated from the coding sequence ATGAAGTGGCAGGAATTTAAGAAGCACTTGATGACCGGAATCTCATTCATGATTCCTATGGTCGTCGCCGGTGGTATCCTGGGAGCTCTTGCAAAGGGCCTTGGCGGATACACCATCGGATCCTTGGGTCCGGAAGCTGGTGCAACAGCATTCTCGAACCTCAATGCATTCAACTGGACGCAGTACTGGTGGGCAATCTCGAAGCTGTCTGACTTTGCGATGAGCTTCGTCTGCGGCGTTCTGGCTGCCGGTATCGCATACTCGATGGCAGACCGTCCGGGGATTGTTCCGGCGTTCATCATCGGTTATACCGCTAACCAGGCAAAGGCAGGCTTCCTTGGCGCAATGCTGATGGCTTACATCGTCGGTGTCATCGTTCTCTGGATGGAGAAGTGGAAGCTGCCGAAGGCGCTGCAGGGTCTGATGCCGGTTCTGATCATTCCGGTGCTGGCTACGCTGATTTCCGGCTCTCTGTTCTTCTGGATCATCTGCAAGCCGATGGCTCTGGTGATGACTGCTTTCCAGAACTGGATTCAGAGTCTGTCTTCCGGCTCTCTGTTCATTATCGGTGCTGTTATCGGTGCCTGCATGGGCTTCGATATGGGCGGCCCGATCAACAAGACTGCATCCATGGCAGCAAATGCTCTGTTTGCGGATGATCCGGATGGCACGGGCATCGGTTCTTCGGCCGAATCTGCAAAGATTGTCGGCGGCATGACTCCTCCTCTGGGAATCGGCATCGCTACGATCATTGCCAAGAACAAGTTCACGCAGGAACAGCGTGATGCCGGTATCACCTGCATCCCGATGGGACTCTGCTTCATTACCGAAGGTGTTCTGCCGTTTGCAGCGGAAGATCCTCTGCGTGTCATTCCGTCTTCGATGATTGGTTCCGCAATTGCCGGCGGCATGGTCATGGCAATGGGCTGCCATACACCTGCAGCTCATGGCGGTATCTTCATCGTTCCGGTCACCACGAATCCTGGTGCATTCCTTCTCGCTCTTGCCGTTGGCACGATCGTTACAGCAATTCTGTATGCAGTACTGAAGAAGCCGCTGGATGAGAGTGAAAACGTTGAAGAGAAGGTTGATGACAACCTGGACATCAACATTCAGTAA
- a CDS encoding class II fructose-bisphosphate aldolase: MYESMKYILKDANEHNYAVMAVNSVNMEMARAVISAAAEKHSPIIINIGVGQMKKLAHPSEMVPMIKEMAERVDVPVALNLDHGSTFEDEVAAMRWGFSSVMIDASSLPYEENVARVSNIVALAHARDICVEGELGHVGQANVGDNEHLDLYTNVAQARDYVDRTGIDALAVAIGTAHGDYPKGMVPKLDFDRLAELKAELKMPLVLHGGSGSGEENIRKAVAGGINKINVCTDAFHAAEKAMKAKWEENPNTNYLEIMMTAEAAIKKFVMDYIDLIGSANRYGYGATFSDSQE; this comes from the coding sequence ATGTATGAGTCGATGAAGTATATTCTCAAGGATGCCAATGAGCACAACTACGCCGTCATGGCGGTCAACAGCGTAAACATGGAGATGGCGCGCGCCGTCATCAGTGCCGCTGCTGAAAAGCATTCGCCGATTATTATCAATATCGGTGTCGGCCAGATGAAGAAACTTGCGCATCCAAGCGAGATGGTTCCGATGATCAAGGAGATGGCCGAGCGTGTCGATGTTCCGGTCGCTCTCAACCTGGATCATGGTTCCACGTTCGAGGATGAAGTCGCTGCCATGCGCTGGGGCTTCTCGTCGGTAATGATCGACGCTTCTTCGCTGCCGTATGAGGAAAACGTTGCCCGTGTTTCCAACATCGTCGCTCTTGCGCATGCACGGGACATCTGCGTTGAAGGTGAGCTGGGTCATGTTGGTCAGGCGAATGTCGGCGATAACGAGCATCTGGATCTCTACACCAATGTTGCCCAGGCACGTGACTATGTCGATCGTACCGGCATCGATGCGCTGGCCGTTGCCATCGGAACGGCGCATGGTGACTATCCGAAGGGCATGGTTCCGAAGCTGGACTTCGACCGTCTTGCCGAGCTGAAGGCTGAACTCAAGATGCCGCTGGTTCTTCATGGCGGTTCCGGTTCGGGTGAAGAGAACATTCGCAAGGCGGTTGCCGGGGGCATCAACAAGATCAATGTCTGCACCGATGCATTCCATGCGGCTGAAAAGGCGATGAAGGCCAAGTGGGAAGAGAATCCGAACACGAACTATCTTGAAATCATGATGACGGCAGAAGCCGCAATCAAGAAGTTCGTCATGGACTACATTGATCTCATCGGCTCAGCAAACCGTTATGGCTACGGAGCTACGTTCTCCGACAGCCAGGAGTAA
- a CDS encoding iron-containing alcohol dehydrogenase family protein: MNSLFLPRVSVGTDAYDAFADILPSAGTTCAIYYGEHAWKAAGGKVLSAMSRAGIRILEQQCYGKEASFENAQRIIDSSSAASADFLLAVGGGKCMDTVKYAGFVMHKPVFTCPTIASNCAPVTRIAIMYTQQGAFREIVQLSEPPRHCFIDLQVAAEAPDCYLWAGMGDTMAKHVEASFSARGDELTYGPRLGIKVSELCYEDILQYGARALADANRKQTSFALEIVVQNIIVTTGLVSVSVGADYNSALAHALYYGLSVRRDVAEHHLHGEIVSYGTLVQLMMDAQTKMFEEVYAFNRSIGLPLKLADLGLDVNSDLSDVLEVTANNQELIHVPYPVTKEKILQAMKRVEQYRLDDRDLVE; the protein is encoded by the coding sequence ATGAATTCATTGTTTCTACCCCGCGTATCGGTCGGTACGGATGCCTATGATGCCTTTGCGGATATTCTTCCTTCGGCTGGAACAACCTGTGCCATCTATTACGGGGAACATGCATGGAAGGCGGCGGGAGGGAAAGTGCTTTCGGCCATGAGCCGGGCCGGCATCAGGATTCTCGAACAGCAGTGCTATGGCAAAGAGGCTTCCTTTGAAAATGCGCAGCGTATCATTGATTCTTCTTCTGCAGCCAGCGCTGACTTCCTTCTGGCTGTCGGTGGCGGCAAATGCATGGATACGGTCAAGTATGCCGGCTTTGTGATGCATAAGCCGGTGTTTACGTGTCCTACGATTGCAAGCAACTGCGCCCCGGTCACCAGGATTGCCATCATGTATACGCAGCAGGGGGCCTTCAGGGAAATTGTTCAGCTTTCCGAGCCTCCCCGGCATTGTTTTATTGATCTTCAGGTCGCTGCTGAGGCACCGGATTGCTATCTTTGGGCAGGTATGGGAGACACAATGGCAAAACATGTGGAGGCATCCTTTTCTGCAAGGGGCGATGAACTGACATACGGACCAAGGCTGGGTATAAAAGTAAGCGAGCTTTGCTATGAGGATATTCTGCAGTATGGTGCCAGAGCACTTGCCGATGCCAATCGAAAACAGACATCGTTTGCGCTGGAAATCGTTGTCCAGAACATCATCGTTACAACCGGACTAGTATCGGTCAGTGTAGGCGCGGATTATAACAGTGCGCTGGCGCATGCGCTGTACTATGGCCTGAGTGTCCGCAGGGATGTTGCGGAACATCATCTTCATGGAGAGATCGTCAGCTACGGGACACTGGTGCAGCTGATGATGGATGCTCAAACGAAGATGTTTGAGGAAGTGTATGCCTTCAACAGGTCGATCGGTCTGCCGCTGAAACTGGCGGATCTTGGTCTTGATGTCAACAGTGATCTGAGCGATGTTCTTGAGGTGACGGCGAACAATCAGGAGCTGATTCACGTTCCCTATCCCGTGACGAAAGAGAAGATACTGCAGGCCATGAAGAGGGTGGAGCAGTACCGTTTGGATGATAGGGATTTGGTAGAATAA
- the uxaC gene encoding glucuronate isomerase, with amino-acid sequence MKEYMGPDFLLETETAKRLYHSYAENLPIIDYHCHIPPKDIYEDTRFTNLAQVWLGGHQKREDGSDYYYGDHYKWRLMRANGVPEEYITGDAPDRERFQYFCETLEKTIGNPMNHWCQLELRKYFGIENVICGANAQKIWDKANDMLQNDPHCTCRGLIESSSVRFIGTTDDPADSLEWHQKLREDSSFAPIVAPSFRPDLALNIQKSSFAGYMKQLGKAAGMEINSAADAARALEKRLDFFVSMGCRASDHGIETIPHTAAWNDEKRADEVFRKAMAGEAISEADRDDWQSWLLYQLACMYDARNVAMQLHYNALRNTNEKYFHLLGADTGFDAMDAHDCIHGIQSLLSDLTMAGRCPKMILYSLNPEDFDALETLAGCFQQDSSVKSRVQLGASWWFVDTKDGMERHLHIYGRLGVLGNFIGMLTDSRSFLSYTRHEYFRRILCNTIGSWVENGEFPDDDAMLKPIVEGICYYNAARYFDIPE; translated from the coding sequence ATGAAGGAATATATGGGTCCGGATTTTCTGCTGGAAACGGAAACGGCGAAACGTCTGTATCATTCATATGCGGAGAATCTTCCGATCATTGATTATCATTGCCACATTCCGCCCAAGGATATCTATGAAGATACGCGTTTCACCAATTTGGCACAGGTATGGCTTGGCGGTCATCAGAAGAGAGAAGACGGCAGCGACTACTATTATGGCGATCACTATAAGTGGCGGCTGATGCGTGCCAACGGTGTTCCCGAAGAATACATTACCGGTGATGCGCCGGACCGTGAGCGGTTCCAGTACTTCTGCGAAACATTGGAGAAGACGATCGGAAATCCGATGAATCACTGGTGCCAGCTGGAACTGCGCAAGTATTTCGGCATTGAGAATGTGATCTGCGGTGCCAATGCGCAGAAGATCTGGGATAAGGCCAATGACATGCTGCAGAATGATCCGCACTGCACCTGCCGCGGCCTGATAGAATCGTCCAGCGTCCGCTTCATCGGTACGACCGATGACCCGGCTGACTCGCTTGAGTGGCATCAGAAGCTCAGAGAAGACAGCAGCTTTGCGCCGATCGTTGCGCCCTCCTTCCGTCCGGATCTGGCACTGAATATTCAGAAGTCTTCCTTTGCCGGCTATATGAAGCAGCTCGGGAAAGCGGCAGGCATGGAGATCAACAGTGCAGCCGATGCCGCCAGAGCACTGGAAAAGCGTCTCGACTTCTTTGTAAGCATGGGCTGCCGCGCTTCGGATCACGGCATTGAAACGATTCCGCATACCGCTGCCTGGAACGATGAGAAGCGTGCCGATGAAGTGTTCCGCAAGGCAATGGCAGGGGAAGCGATCAGCGAAGCGGATCGCGATGACTGGCAGAGCTGGCTGCTGTATCAGCTTGCCTGCATGTACGATGCGCGCAATGTTGCGATGCAGCTGCACTACAATGCGCTGCGCAACACCAATGAGAAGTACTTCCATCTGCTTGGCGCGGATACGGGCTTTGATGCCATGGATGCGCATGACTGCATTCATGGAATTCAGAGTCTTCTGTCGGATCTGACCATGGCCGGCAGGTGCCCGAAGATGATTCTCTATTCGCTGAATCCGGAAGACTTTGATGCCCTTGAGACGCTGGCCGGCTGCTTCCAGCAGGATTCCAGTGTGAAGAGCCGTGTTCAGCTCGGTGCTTCCTGGTGGTTTGTGGATACGAAGGACGGCATGGAACGCCATCTGCATATCTATGGACGTCTTGGTGTGCTGGGCAACTTCATCGGCATGCTGACGGATTCGCGCAGCTTCCTGAGCTATACGCGTCACGAGTACTTCCGTCGCATTCTGTGCAATACGATCGGCAGCTGGGTCGAAAACGGCGAGTTCCCGGATGACGATGCGATGCTCAAGCCGATTGTGGAAGGCATCTGCTACTACAATGCCGCCAGATATTTCGACATTCCTGAGTAA
- a CDS encoding HIT family protein: MEEIKDPNCSYCAKGDLVNAFAYEICELPASTVYVFREQTHPGRCVVASKHHVSEIVDLPLEEQHAFLADVVRVARAIHEAYHPDKLNYGMFGDTGHHLHCHLVPKYKDQAEWGGTFLMNPTPNKISDEEARVIADRLRPLILNQK, from the coding sequence ATGGAAGAAATCAAAGATCCCAACTGCAGCTATTGCGCCAAGGGCGATCTGGTCAATGCGTTCGCCTATGAAATCTGCGAACTGCCGGCTTCAACCGTTTACGTGTTCCGTGAACAGACACATCCGGGCCGCTGCGTCGTCGCTTCCAAGCATCATGTTTCGGAAATCGTCGACCTGCCTCTGGAAGAACAGCATGCCTTCCTTGCGGATGTTGTACGGGTTGCCAGAGCAATCCATGAAGCCTATCATCCGGACAAGCTGAACTACGGTATGTTCGGTGATACCGGCCACCACCTCCACTGCCATCTGGTGCCGAAATACAAGGATCAGGCAGAATGGGGAGGCACCTTCCTCATGAACCCGACACCCAACAAAATCAGCGACGAAGAAGCCAGAGTCATCGCCGACCGTCTGCGTCCGTTGATTCTGAACCAGAAGTAA
- a CDS encoding sugar kinase, whose translation MTKVVTLGEIMLRLTPADPSQRFLQADRFDVIWGGGEANVAVSLANYGDDAYYVTKLPEHEIGQAAVNALRRYGVHTEYIARGGSRVGIYYAENGASLRPSKVIYDRAGSAIAEADPEDFDWDAIFTGADWFHWSGITPAISAKSAKLTEVACKEARKHSVRVSCDLNYRKKLWTEEEAQKVMTPLMEYVDVCIGNEEDAQKCLGFTPDSDVEHGSTDAAGYHTIFEQMAKKFGFSIVASTLRESHSASDNGWKALLYDGKQFYESRHYEIVPIVDRVGGGDSFSGGLIHGLLKWNDPQKALEFAVAASALKHTLPGDFNCVSESEVLSLAGGNTSGRVQR comes from the coding sequence ATGACAAAAGTTGTAACTCTTGGTGAAATCATGCTCCGGCTGACGCCGGCGGATCCTTCACAGCGTTTTCTCCAGGCTGACCGCTTCGATGTCATCTGGGGTGGCGGCGAAGCAAATGTTGCTGTATCGTTGGCCAACTATGGCGATGATGCCTACTATGTAACCAAGCTTCCGGAACACGAAATCGGGCAGGCCGCTGTCAATGCGCTGCGCCGTTATGGTGTTCATACGGAATACATTGCCCGCGGCGGCAGCCGTGTCGGCATCTATTATGCAGAAAACGGTGCTTCTCTTCGCCCTTCCAAGGTCATCTATGACCGTGCCGGTTCGGCAATTGCGGAAGCGGATCCGGAAGACTTCGACTGGGATGCAATCTTTACGGGAGCCGACTGGTTCCACTGGTCCGGCATTACACCGGCAATATCAGCCAAGAGTGCAAAGCTGACGGAAGTTGCCTGCAAAGAAGCCAGGAAGCACAGCGTCAGAGTATCCTGCGATCTCAACTACCGCAAGAAGCTGTGGACCGAGGAAGAGGCACAGAAAGTCATGACACCGCTGATGGAATACGTTGACGTATGCATCGGCAATGAGGAAGATGCGCAGAAGTGCCTTGGCTTTACACCGGATTCCGATGTCGAGCATGGCAGCACGGATGCGGCCGGCTATCATACGATTTTTGAACAGATGGCAAAGAAGTTCGGCTTCAGCATTGTTGCCTCGACGCTGCGGGAAAGCCACAGTGCTTCGGACAACGGCTGGAAGGCTTTGCTCTATGACGGCAAACAGTTCTATGAATCGCGTCACTATGAAATCGTTCCGATCGTTGACCGTGTCGGCGGCGGTGACAGTTTCTCGGGCGGCCTGATTCATGGTCTGTTGAAGTGGAATGATCCGCAAAAGGCACTGGAGTTTGCCGTCGCAGCCTCGGCTCTCAAGCATACCCTGCCGGGCGACTTCAACTGTGTATCCGAAAGTGAAGTTCTCTCCCTCGCCGGCGGCAACACGTCGGGCCGTGTTCAGCGGTAA
- the eda gene encoding bifunctional 4-hydroxy-2-oxoglutarate aldolase/2-dehydro-3-deoxy-phosphogluconate aldolase translates to MNKEEVMKRMHGIGIIPAIALNRVEDAAPLAKALCAGGLPVAEVTYRTAAAHDAMIEMKKACPEMLVGAGTVLTKQQVDSAIDAGAEFIVSPGLNPEIVSYVLSKGLPMIPGISTASEIEQALALGLSTVKFFPAEQLGGLKTIKALCGPYRSMTFLPTGGVNTDNMLDYLNDPKIFAVGGTWMVKSALIDAGKFDEIERISHDAVLKMLGMHIKHVGVNCTEAEGKQTADAFAKLFQGSVRETSKGYFGSELVEIMVNQHKGAHGHIAIGVHSTERAAAYFRTLGYAFDEDSATYDANGDLKFIYFKDEIGGFAIHLVND, encoded by the coding sequence ATGAACAAAGAAGAAGTCATGAAAAGAATGCATGGCATCGGCATTATTCCTGCCATTGCCCTCAACCGTGTCGAAGATGCGGCTCCTCTTGCCAAGGCACTGTGTGCTGGCGGCCTTCCGGTGGCGGAAGTCACCTATCGTACCGCAGCTGCGCACGATGCAATGATTGAAATGAAGAAAGCCTGCCCGGAAATGCTCGTCGGAGCCGGAACGGTTCTAACAAAGCAACAGGTGGATTCCGCCATCGATGCAGGTGCAGAATTCATCGTTTCCCCCGGCCTGAACCCGGAAATCGTATCCTATGTCCTGAGCAAAGGTCTGCCGATGATCCCGGGCATTTCGACCGCCAGTGAAATCGAACAGGCACTTGCCCTTGGTCTTTCCACGGTCAAGTTCTTCCCTGCCGAACAGTTGGGCGGCCTCAAGACAATCAAGGCACTGTGCGGTCCCTACCGCAGTATGACCTTCCTGCCGACCGGCGGCGTCAATACGGATAACATGCTCGACTATCTGAATGATCCGAAGATCTTCGCAGTCGGCGGCACCTGGATGGTTAAGTCAGCGCTGATCGATGCCGGCAAATTCGATGAGATCGAACGGATCTCGCACGATGCAGTACTGAAGATGCTCGGAATGCATATCAAGCATGTCGGCGTCAACTGCACGGAAGCAGAAGGAAAACAGACAGCCGATGCGTTCGCAAAGCTGTTCCAGGGCAGTGTCCGTGAAACCAGCAAGGGCTACTTCGGCAGTGAGCTGGTCGAAATCATGGTGAACCAGCACAAGGGAGCCCACGGCCACATCGCCATCGGCGTTCACTCCACCGAACGGGCAGCAGCCTACTTCCGTACCCTTGGCTATGCGTTTGATGAAGACTCTGCGACCTATGATGCCAATGGTGATCTCAAGTTCATCTACTTCAAGGACGAGATCGGCGGCTTTGCCATCCATCTGGTCAATGACTGA